The Marivirga tractuosa DSM 4126 genome contains the following window.
TATCTTTTTTAACATTCAACTTGGCCAATCTTTTTGCATGAGAAGAATCTTCCATATACTTTATCATATCTTTTCGAGCTGTCAAATACATTGCTTCTGCTGCTAATGGAGCATCGCAGGCAAATTGGAAATCACTTTTTAATTGATGGCAAAGTGCTCCAGCAAAAAGTGTATCTTCTAAATTAAATTTTCCTTTCCAGCCTGCACATAATACTATAATGTCTTCCTCTTTGTTTTTAAGATAGTTGGTTACAGCTTCTAAATTCAAAAAAGCCCCAATCAGAACTTCTTTTGCTTTTAGGCTTTTTGATATGGCAAGTGTTCCATTAGTGGTAGTAACCGCTACCTTTTTACCTTGCACTTTTTCATCCATATATTCAAAAGGGGAATTTCCCATATCAAAACCTTCTGCTTTGCTTCCGTTTCTTTCTGCTGCAGCCAAATAACCTGTCTCCTGCAAAGCTTTGCATTCCTCTAAAGTTGCTACTGGCACGATTTCTTTAACGCCATTTGCCAATCCGCTCACCATACAGGAAGTGGCGCGCAAAATATCCACCACCACTACAATCTTATTCTCCAGTTCATATTGGTGCAATAGGTCTGGCGTTAAGCAAACATCTATATTCTTCATTATTTGGATTTAACTGAGTTGAAATGCAAAAATTGCAAATAAATTTGAATTTATCCCTCTAAGAATCCTTTCATTCGAGTTTGAGTTGTTTGTAACCTCAAGCCATCTCAATCTTTCCAGCCAAATTCTGGTCAGCCTTTGGCTTAAAATAAATTAAGGATTAAATCCAGAAAAAGCTAAATATATCTTCCAGTTAAATGTAGCAAATTACTGTTTACTTTTAGGTCCGAAGGGCTGATATATCATAAGGTATGGTGAAAGCCCTACATAAAATAATCTGGCTACAAAAGCCCTGAAAGGGTGCAATATTACGCCCTTTCAGGGCTTTGGAGTGAGTTTGTTTATAACACAGGGCTTCACCCTGTGTTATAATATGACGTCCTTTCAGGACTAAAAAAATAAAAATCACTCAAGTAAGATAAGAATTTAAAAAGGATTCAATTTCATACAAAGCTTAACTTAATGATATCAACAGTGCGGGACAGGTTATGCGAGACCTTTTAAGCGTCAAAGACGCCTGCTAACATATTTTCTTTTAAGAATAGTCTCTGGAAAATAAAAAGCAACTTCTAAATATATCCGAATAGGTAAACCCGTCATTTTCATTAATTTTGCGGTCAATGAACAGCTTATTATTCCGGTATAAATAGTGA
Protein-coding sequences here:
- a CDS encoding 2-phosphosulfolactate phosphatase, coding for MKNIDVCLTPDLLHQYELENKIVVVVDILRATSCMVSGLANGVKEIVPVATLEECKALQETGYLAAAERNGSKAEGFDMGNSPFEYMDEKVQGKKVAVTTTNGTLAISKSLKAKEVLIGAFLNLEAVTNYLKNKEEDIIVLCAGWKGKFNLEDTLFAGALCHQLKSDFQFACDAPLAAEAMYLTARKDMIKYMEDSSHAKRLAKLNVKKDISYCIQESIYDVVPYLSGKALVALTT